CCAGAGAAACTGATGAATAGTATACTGTCAAAATGCCAGGAGGAAACTGGAAAGTAAATCATTTAGGAAGCTCTCCAAATTGTAACGAGGCCAAGAAAGCTCTAAATCAAATCCTGGCACACTCCTCTTGTCTACATTGATACAGATTTTTCTGTGTGCCTTATTCATGGGGTTTTGTAATTTAACATACCAGTGATGTCATCAACATAGCCCACCAGTGGAGTGCAGCTTCTGTtacactgctctgtgtttccTTGCCCAAAGCCATTAGATAAATGGCAGTCTATACAACTCCTGAGGCagtgagagcgagagggagagagagatagagagagagaaagggaaagtgagggcaagagagagagaaagagaaagtgagggtgagagagagagaaagagagagagagagagagagagagagagagagagagcagttatgACTTATGAAGTGATGTTATTCAGTGAGGTAATCATCTTTAAAAAGAGGATAAAATTACCATTGAGATTGACAGGAGCTGAAACAAGTGGGGCACTTGTCACACAATGATCCACTGTGCTGgggactgtcacacacacacctgccgcATACACACTTTCCGTGCCCACTGCAAATTAGCCCGTCTCCGGACAGACAAGTTTCTGTGGAAACTGGACACATACAGCTCTCTCCTGTCCAGCCAggctgacataaacacacaccagagacacactgaccatgcCCTGTGACATGCAtgcacattaatacacacacacacacacacacacacacacacacacacagaacacaaaattgGAACGAGGCAGGATTAGTTAAGACCATATCAGACCATAGATTTGTTTGACAATAGATACTGATAAATGGTTCCCTCCCATGACCAAACACTGCTTGAGTAGAGCATATTTTTCCATATTCAATCAGATGGAACAATTTAAAGGCCGCAGAGATACCTCTCGTGTTTATATGTCTAATAAACAATGATCCAAAAGACACAGTACAATCCCAAAAATCTATTAGTTTTTACGCACCGGCGCACGACACGCCCCCTGCGTAGGGGCAGGAGAAATCGTCCCGCTCACAGAACTTTCCATAGATTGTTCCGAGGCTGCTCCTGTCACACAGGCATTTCCCACACGTGCAAGTTCCCCTGTCACTGCACAGCGGTccacctctgttctctctgcagctgtcagtcaaatccAGCTCTGTGTCCGCGGCCTGTGACTCGGCGCTGTCCGCGCACGGCGGAGGGTTTGGATCGTCATGGCAACGTTTCGACTCCCTGCAGGCGCACCCGCAAGCCTGTCGCACGTGGACCGTGACACTCTCGTTAAATCCCACAGGCTGCACTGTTACCAAGACCTCCTCCCCTGCCCCCTCTTCCACCCGATTTGGACACTCGGTCATTCCAATGGTGATGTTGAAAAAAAccttaagaagaagaagaaggagaaaacagataaacataGATATTTACGAAGTTCTAATATTCGATAAGAAAAGCTCAGCCTTTCGGTATGTAAACACTAATCGGTCTCTTAAAATGGggtatttgtttgtgttattgaaTATTGTACCCTTAAGCTGAAACTGAACTTGTAGTCAATCTGACACGATGACTCACAACAGACGAGGCCTGATGAGATTTAAGCCAACATTCTTTACCCTTCAAAAACACTCTGATGACCTACATTGTATCTAAACAGATTCTGTTAAACACAGATGTCTATTATTTATCCTAattcacacaaactgacatttcCCATGGTAGGAGCTTAAACTGTGTTAAGGTTCTTATTAGCTAAGCCTTTTCCTGTAAATTGTGCCTAGTCATAATCCACTCAGTTCTGTCTAATCACTCTACAAGTACTCAATATGCTCTCAAGGGACCTTGACCGtgaacatgcatgcacacagttGCACATAAGCCGAGAACAACAAGATTCTTGCACAAAGCCGGAGTTGTTTAGTAGACAGTGTTCTGAGAGCCACAACAATGGGACTATCTAATATGTGTTTTGGAGCAGTTTAGGTAAAAGGTGCTGCAGCGGAAAACAAAGACAGGCTTTGACTCTTGTAAGAGAAAGGAGCGAATAGCTCTCATTTCTCAGTGTCCAATTACGCATGGCAGTACGTATTGTTTAATTAAGTTGAGTAGTAAATAGGTGTATCATACAGACAAATGTTAAATTTTATTCCTCCATACTGTTTGTTTGGGTTGGACATCGGAGCACTTGGCAGTTCCAGTGAGGGTGGATCCGTTGGGGCAGAGGGTCGTCACATTCACCCAGAACCTGTTAATTTGGCTGTTTTCAACGCCTATCTCCACCTCCACGTCTGACAAAAGTTTCTTtagggagagaagagacagaaaaacatattAGTGAATGACTTAAACGTTCTTGAAAAAGAAACGTTTGAAAGTGAAATGGGATGCAGAGcagtacaaagaaagaaagagagaatgggtttttgtgtggtgtgtgtgtgtgtgtgtgtgtgtgagatagagaacGGAAGGAAgatagaaaaaaggaaaacaggtatggggaaagaaagaggtaGAAAGAGAAACAGCCAGGACACAGAAATAGGTaacaggaggagaaaataaaaccGTAAAGGAGAAGTCAAAAAGAGAGGTAAAGCAACATTCTGCACAGTGCCAGAAAGACTCCATTGTCCCAAGTTATAATCAGTCTTGTTAGAGCCAAGGTTTACAAGGGAAAAGAGGGAGGTCTAAAAATAGGccctttgtattttttaatgattcaGACACAGTGTCGTGTTGTTGTAGCAATAGGAGCTTGTTAATAATGCAAGGCTCTGTTTGCCTGGGATCTGTGGATTTTGCCCATTCCGGGTAGGAGGAGGACAATAGATTGTTGTGCCTCCAGTAAGATTATGCCAGTACAGAATCCCCCCAGCTACCCCTGCTTAGCTGCAgtgctttttctttcagtttgattACACACTCCTTTTGCCTGTGATTCATTCATGACTATGAATATTAGACACTTGGGATGTAATGGTTTTGTGCCAACACCATAACCACTATTCTGTAGTTCTCTTCACGGTAgcttagcactgttgcctcacagcaagaaggtcctgggttcaaatcccggtCGTGACcctcccaggtcctttctgtgcgGAGCTTGCTCTCcccatgtttgtgtgggtttcctccaggtgctccggtttcctcccaccgtcaaaagacatgtatgttaggcTTAATATTCCTGTCAgtgcccttgaccaaggcaccagcaaaagaactggagttggtccccgggcgcTGCacgcggctgcccactgctccgaATGTGTACATAGgttgggttaaatgcagaggacaaatttccTCACAGGGACAATAAagtactttttcttcttcttcttctttttcttcttcttcttctacttcttcttcttcttggttCGTTTCACGGTACTTCTGTAGTAAACCAtggattttttcccctgagCTCTTGTAAATTAAGGCTCGTTTGGAGTTTTTTTCCCCGGACATGATGACAAATCACATTgtatacatattcatttttaggAGCGCATATAGTTAGGAGAGCCTCACTCTTCCtgtttttgatcattaagaATAACAGTAACCATATTTTGAAGCcaatacttttctttttcttttcatttctcattgcaAGAAGATATATACACCGTACTTGTCATGCGGCGAGCGTATGCTGTAACTGAGTGGACCGTCACAACAGCTTTAATGACAATTTCGACCGAGTAACAGTTCTGAATAACAGCAAAGTACATGACGCCATTACTAAGACAATAAATAACATGCGTTATGTTGGAATATTTGAATCCACAACATGAATCAAGTAGATCTTATCTCTGAGTTTTTCTAAGCAGGAACTTTCTTACATTAAAGTAGCTGCATACTGATCTGAAGGCGGTCAGACCAGTCGGTCATCATTGtcatgtgtctctttctctcgggATATTGCCTCCCGAGCGACTACTTGCGGACAGTGTTAATACGAGTTTGTTCAGATTTCTTCCACTCATTGTCATGGAAAAGAGCATTAAAATAACTGTTGGGCAAGTTTAGTTTTTTCGTACACTCATTTTCCAAAAgaagaaccttaaaataaaaggTACTGGAGTTTTTTtcaattctattttttttaatgaactttgTCTCTGAATGTATTAGATTTATTCATCTTGGGTTAAATTTCTATttgttaaaattaaaaagagagaaaaatttcAGTTCTGAGTTGGTTCAGCGTCCTTTCAAGCCTAAAGCATGATACAAACTGAACTGTGGCCAGAAAGTGAGGTACAAACTTAACCATGAATAATGTGAATCATTAACCTCTACTAGACATGAACACAAATCTTTTACTCATGAATCCCAACAGGAAACAACGACAGGCCGTTAGAGTATTTTTAGCACATGCAGAGGTTTTTCTTTAAGACTCATTTATGGTTACTGCAAGGAACAAGGAACATACATTTGGTGCGCAGAAGGGTTAGAGGTTATGAAACAAAGTCAGTAGTGATTACTACCTTATAGGCCTGAACCACTAAATCTTTGAGATTTGAGGCTTTGGGCAGTAGTTTCCCGAGAAAAGTTCCCGGAAGAAGGTCCACCAGATCCTGTtttgagagaggaaaatgttgGCTGTGTGACCACTGGTTTTGAGTCCCCATTTACTGAGGTTACATGTCCACAATAAGATGCATTTTTGATGTCAGAGAAATTACCTCATACCACTTATATTGAACCTGGTCCACAGCAAAGATGGAATAGATGCTGTTCTCCAGAAGTTTTTCTGCTAGCTGCCCAATAGTTGGATGCTCCTAGTGCAGACAAATGTTTTAGAGAAAATCAGTTAGAATGGCAAAAGATGCACTATACGAGATTctttgagaaataaaatgataGGTATACCTTTGTGGTTGGATCTGTCACAACGTTACCATGAGAATCTGGGTATAGCTCTGTGCGTCACTAGAGGCCTTGCATTATGTTACATTTAGGAGAACATATTGAGTAAAACTAATGTTGTTAATGCTAGGCTCACCATATTGGTGGACTGAGAGTAAGTGCTGCCTTCCAGATGACAGCTTCCATCATGGGGCACCACAATGCCAGCCAGTTTGCTGTCCAGGGATAGGTGAGACGGCTGATCAGTCATTACAAGAAGGAGGTGCTTTGCCTCAGGACGCCAACCAATGTCCTTCTGCAAGACAAGCAGAATCAGTTTCTAATTAACTTATAAATACAACTTAGCATTAGTGGGTATAAAACCTATGTGTATCCATGTCAGTTATATAACTGTTTATACAAATGCATGCTATTAAATGACACTTAAATATATGTGCCACTGCATGTGAAATACAATAAATTGTAATTACAccacttgtttttctctgtaattaaGCCATTCTTACACAGAAGACATTGAAGCTAAATCCTCAATGTGATACTTTTCACAACTATCCATAGATATCTTTCCTCAATGAAAAATCTACATGTGATAATACACTGGACactacacagaaacagagctgatggtaaaacaaagagaagagtaAAAGAAATCCCAAATGAATTTCAAGTGAGTAattagtgttttttatttagtcTGTCCAGTCTAATTTTATCCAGAAGTAAGAGAAATTGCTCATCACATCAACAATTCCATCTGAACTTATACTAAACCACAACATGCCATGACAGACTGCATACCAGCAGCTTTAAATGTGGTATGATTAAGAGCCACAGAGTTACTCCATATTCATACTATATGGAACTGACTGGTCGCCCTCTTGGCATTTTTAGCCCCCTACTGCATACTATGAGTCAGAATTTGTGATCAAGACCATTAAAGGACAGAATTGGCCTCCCATGgctgatgacatcacaaaaTGAATCAAGGTCATTATAAGGGTTGTGAGCTGATTCAACCTACCATCATGCTCTTTAAATGGCTCCTTCTTTGCGAATCTGAAAGGGGTGTAATACTATACAAGCAGCAGGCAGATTCCCATGCATTGTTCAAAGGCTTAAGTGCTGACTTCATTCTAAAGATAGCTACTATGACTTAAGACATTACAGGGTGTAGGCAACCACAAAATAAAACTAGGGCAATACAATGTGCAAATGATTTGCTTTTCACCGACACGACTGCACACCCACGGACACGCAGAAATGATCTGGCAATATGATCCTCTACCATGGGACGTGTTCAAAAACACCCCTGAGCAAACTTGCTGTCATCATGAAGGTTCTTTGTGTAGAGCAGAAAGGGAATGCTGAGTCACTGTCACGTTATTCAACTGCATTGCATGTAAAACCCATTAAAATACTCCGTATAGGAGTAACATGCTGATTATCTCTGTCCTCACCTGGCAGACAGCTGCCTGAAGCATAGCGTCAAAGCCTCCCTCGGGAGTGTCCATGTTCCCTGAGATCCTCTGCTGTTGGATCACACGGGTGAACTCGGTCATGTTTTCAGTCACAGGAAGAACGTGGATGAACCCATGGGCTGGCCGGCATTGAACATCA
This sequence is a window from Chanos chanos chromosome 12, fChaCha1.1, whole genome shotgun sequence. Protein-coding genes within it:
- the itgb8 gene encoding integrin beta-8; the encoded protein is MTSWLRKYCNTILRYVLFITVLLLSSTGSSPDNRCTSSLISTCEECLSLGPECAWCFQETFLDGAHSSQRCDSVANLMKKGCEVEFIDNPKVRVDVNATLSSSQVAPRDITISLRPGSQASFVVEVQQLERYPVDLYYLVDVSASMQDILDRLKTVGVALSHSMKEHSRDFRVGFGSFVDKPTSPYIDVHPSKIVNPCSDYDVQCRPAHGFIHVLPVTENMTEFTRVIQQQRISGNMDTPEGGFDAMLQAAVCQKDIGWRPEAKHLLLVMTDQPSHLSLDSKLAGIVVPHDGSCHLEGSTYSQSTNMEHPTIGQLAEKLLENSIYSIFAVDQVQYKWYEDLVDLLPGTFLGKLLPKASNLKDLVVQAYKKLLSDVEVEIGVENSQINRFWVNVTTLCPNGSTLTGTAKCSDVQPKQTVFFNITIGMTECPNRVEEGAGEEVLVTVQPVGFNESVTVHVRQACGCACRESKRCHDDPNPPPCADSAESQAADTELDLTDSCRENRGGPLCSDRGTCTCGKCLCDRSSLGTIYGKFCERDDFSCPYAGGVSCAGHGQCVSGVCLCQPGWTGESCMCPVSTETCLSGDGLICSGHGKCVCGRCVCDSPQHSGSLCDKCPTCFSSCQSQWSCIDCHLSNGFGQGNTEQCNRSCTPLVGYVDDITELMGGTWRNCLYPSGDHCHYRFQMGLASDRPQLHISRHRECLYSQQYFMTFLSVFILTVVLGLVILAGIRTLLRSRRWPQLAKPSEKSEDNSKDLSYAPRSNEKTITYRRDRLPEHPVEMHVHIPKMPLSEVWQ